In one Candidatus Sulfotelmatobacter sp. genomic region, the following are encoded:
- the pal gene encoding peptidoglycan-associated lipoprotein Pal, whose amino-acid sequence MSTLSTKAGVPAMALVFGMLGFGCAHHPKEVASEVPPAAPTTATPAAPPKATPPPAPAPPVPAPGLSQAQLNDAFFDFDSASLRTDAREALDRDTQLLRDHPDEQVRLEGYCDERGSEEYNQALGERRAFAARDYLEAAGIAGSRITTVSYGKDRPFCTQHEEDCWQQNRRARVALVGAPIRS is encoded by the coding sequence ATGAGCACCCTCTCGACGAAAGCAGGCGTTCCGGCCATGGCTCTGGTGTTCGGCATGCTCGGGTTCGGTTGCGCCCATCATCCCAAGGAAGTCGCGAGCGAGGTTCCTCCGGCTGCGCCGACGACGGCCACGCCCGCCGCGCCGCCGAAGGCGACTCCCCCACCGGCTCCCGCGCCTCCGGTCCCGGCGCCCGGCCTGAGTCAGGCGCAACTGAACGACGCCTTCTTCGATTTCGATTCCGCCTCGCTCCGAACCGATGCTCGCGAGGCGCTCGATCGGGACACGCAGCTGCTTCGTGACCACCCGGACGAACAGGTCCGCCTCGAGGGCTACTGCGACGAGCGCGGAAGCGAGGAGTACAACCAGGCGCTGGGCGAGCGGCGCGCGTTTGCAGCGCGCGACTACCTCGAGGCCGCCGGGATCGCCGGCTCGCGGATCACGACCGTCTCCTACGGAAAGGATCGCCCGTTCTGCACCCAACACGAGGAAGATTGCTGGCAACAGAACCGCAGGGCCCGGGTCGCGCTGGTGGGCGCCCCGATTCGATCGTAG
- a CDS encoding helix-turn-helix domain-containing protein, which produces MGTRASLPPSVQGRRERRKHVTRRELLAAGRRLFAERGLYESRIEDLSRRAGIAKGTLYGYFANKQELIEAVVRSGFHELLERVQRAAQEARTRPEAIERVTEAHLAFFRDNPDLMRVFHQVRGLLKFDRPGPRPLRRVLGRYLDGLAQVLALRRSGRRAAGVRDLDLAILLFGTVSGVTSVHASVDGRALTRIESRAARRAIVRMVQSLDER; this is translated from the coding sequence ATGGGGACCCGGGCCTCGCTCCCGCCCTCGGTGCAGGGGCGTCGCGAACGGCGCAAGCACGTGACCCGCCGGGAGCTGCTCGCGGCGGGCCGGCGTCTGTTCGCCGAGCGAGGCCTCTACGAGTCGCGCATCGAGGATCTGTCGCGGCGGGCGGGGATCGCGAAAGGCACGCTCTATGGCTACTTCGCGAACAAGCAGGAGCTGATCGAGGCGGTGGTGAGGAGCGGCTTTCACGAACTGCTGGAGCGAGTTCAACGTGCCGCGCAGGAAGCGCGCACCCGACCCGAGGCCATCGAGCGCGTCACCGAAGCGCATCTCGCCTTCTTTCGCGACAACCCCGATCTGATGCGCGTGTTCCATCAGGTGCGCGGGCTGCTCAAATTCGATCGGCCCGGGCCGCGCCCGCTTCGCCGCGTGCTCGGCCGCTACCTCGACGGTCTCGCGCAAGTGCTGGCGCTTCGCCGCTCGGGCCGGCGCGCTGCCGGCGTTCGCGATCTCGACCTCGCCATACTGCTGTTTGGCACGGTATCTGGGGTAACCTCGGTGCACGCTTCGGTGGACGGTCGCGCTCTGACCAGGATCGAATCGCGAGCCGCACGTCGAGCGATCGTACGCATGGTGCAATCGCTCGACGAGCGCTGA
- a CDS encoding NCS1 family nucleobase:cation symporter-1 translates to MSSNQRELADGRVELTNSAPIEGSPLYNADLAPIPAARRTWTTYNYAALWISMAHCIPTYMLASGLMAQGMSWQQALCTILLGNSIVLVPILLNSHPGTKYGIPFPVFARAAYGTSGSNLPALMRALVACGWFGIQAWIGGEALHTFFTAVIPAWPGLLGAGFGGHSTTEWLSFLLFWGLNIWIIYRGMDLLRKVENWAAPYVLLVTLALLVWAVRAAHGWGPLLAQPGKLATSAEFLRVFWPSLTAMIGFWATLSLNMPDFTRFGRSQREQVVGQTVALPTTMFAFSAMGVMITSASAILYGEAIWDPVKLVGKFHNPLVVGFAMFSVVVATLAVNIAANVVSPANDFANALPRWISFRTGGLITGLIGIAMQPWRLLADPRGYIFAWLVGYSGGLGSIAGVLIADYWIVRRRQLDLTDLYLRDGRYGGWNPAGVIATLLGCALAWGGLVIPAIRPLYDYAWFVGFFAAGLAYLALARGRQPSALRG, encoded by the coding sequence ATGAGTTCGAATCAACGCGAACTGGCCGACGGTCGGGTCGAGCTGACGAACAGCGCCCCAATCGAGGGCAGCCCGCTCTACAACGCCGATCTCGCCCCGATTCCCGCGGCGCGCCGCACCTGGACCACCTACAACTACGCCGCGCTCTGGATCTCGATGGCGCACTGCATCCCCACGTACATGCTCGCGTCCGGGCTCATGGCGCAGGGCATGAGCTGGCAGCAGGCGTTGTGCACGATCCTCCTCGGCAACAGCATCGTGCTGGTGCCGATTCTGCTCAACTCGCACCCGGGCACCAAATACGGCATCCCGTTCCCGGTGTTCGCGCGCGCCGCCTATGGGACCTCCGGCTCCAATCTTCCGGCGCTGATGCGCGCGCTGGTGGCGTGCGGCTGGTTCGGCATCCAGGCGTGGATCGGCGGCGAGGCCCTGCACACCTTCTTCACCGCCGTGATCCCGGCGTGGCCCGGCCTGCTGGGGGCCGGGTTCGGCGGCCACTCCACCACCGAGTGGCTCTCGTTCCTCCTGTTCTGGGGGCTCAACATCTGGATCATCTACCGTGGCATGGATCTGCTGAGGAAGGTCGAGAACTGGGCCGCGCCCTACGTTCTGCTCGTCACTCTGGCGTTGCTGGTGTGGGCGGTGCGTGCGGCCCATGGGTGGGGGCCGCTGCTCGCCCAGCCGGGCAAGCTCGCGACCTCGGCCGAATTCCTGCGCGTGTTCTGGCCTTCGCTCACGGCGATGATCGGCTTCTGGGCCACGCTGTCGCTCAACATGCCCGACTTCACTCGTTTCGGACGCAGCCAGCGCGAGCAGGTCGTGGGGCAGACCGTGGCGCTCCCGACCACGATGTTCGCGTTCTCGGCGATGGGCGTGATGATCACGAGCGCGAGCGCGATTCTCTACGGCGAAGCGATCTGGGATCCGGTGAAGCTGGTCGGCAAGTTCCACAATCCGCTGGTGGTGGGATTCGCGATGTTCTCGGTCGTGGTGGCGACGCTCGCCGTCAATATCGCCGCCAATGTCGTCTCGCCGGCCAACGACTTCGCCAACGCGCTGCCGCGCTGGATCAGCTTTCGGACCGGCGGACTCATCACCGGTCTGATCGGCATCGCGATGCAGCCGTGGCGCCTGCTGGCCGACCCGCGCGGCTACATCTTCGCCTGGCTGGTGGGCTATTCGGGCGGGCTCGGCTCGATCGCCGGCGTATTGATCGCCGACTACTGGATCGTCCGCCGGCGCCAGCTCGACCTGACCGATCTCTATCTCCGCGATGGCCGCTACGGCGGCTGGAACCCCGCTGGAGTGATCGCGACGCTGCTCGGCTGCGCGCTCGCCTGGGGCGGTCTGGTGATCCCGGCGATCCGCCCGCTCTACGACTACGCCTGGTTTGTGGGCTTCTTCGCGGCCGGGCTCGCGTACCTCGCCCTGGCAAGAGGCCGGCAGCCGAGCGCGCTTCGAGGCTGA